In Lactiplantibacillus pentosus, the sequence TGCGGAAACGCACTGCTTTGCGGCCGATTTTTACGAGGCAGCGGCTACGAGTTAATGAAGTAACTCATGAGAATAATAAGAGATTCCTCATTAAGATAGGCGTTGCAGCGGGGTTTTGCTATAATGAAAAATGCTGATTATTTTCAGAAAGGAGTCTTATTTTGACACAACAACATCACTTACGGGGCGTGCTGCTGGCGAGCAGTGCCTGTATTCTCTGGGGCATTTCCGGCGTTGCGGCGAGTACCCTCTTCATTGCCAATCCGCATCTAACTGCCATGTGGCTGACTCAGGTGCGCATGATTAGTGCGGGCCTGATCCTGATTATCTGGGGATTAATCGCGGGTAAACAGCCGTTTAAAATCTGGCGTGCGCGTCATGATGCTTGGACGGTGGTCAGCTATGGCCTTCTAGGTCTCATTCCAGTCCAACTCTGCTATTTTGAAGCGGTGCGGGCCGGAAACGCACCCGTTGCGACCATTATTCAATTCCTGGGACCATTTATCATTAGCATTTATTACTTCTTATTTAAACACGTCCTTCCCAGTCGCGTGGAAGGACTTGGGATGTTGATGGCCTTTATCGGCACCGTGCTGATTGTGACGCACGGCCACTTGAATAGCCTGGCCATCTCGCCAGTGGTGCTCTTTTGGGGCGGGCTCTCCGCAATCGGGGTCGCCACTAACACCTTGATCCCACGGACACTGCTTCCGAAATACGGGGCATTGACGGTCACGGGCTGGGGACTGCTGATTGCCGGTATTTTTCTAACTGCACTACAACCGATGTGGCGCGTCCA encodes:
- a CDS encoding DMT family transporter — encoded protein: MTQQHHLRGVLLASSACILWGISGVAASTLFIANPHLTAMWLTQVRMISAGLILIIWGLIAGKQPFKIWRARHDAWTVVSYGLLGLIPVQLCYFEAVRAGNAPVATIIQFLGPFIISIYYFLFKHVLPSRVEGLGMLMAFIGTVLIVTHGHLNSLAISPVVLFWGGLSAIGVATNTLIPRTLLPKYGALTVTGWGLLIAGIFLTALQPMWRVHLTLTWFQFGLLLVIILLGTVAPFLMFARSLSDILPTTASLMDAFEPLAATVFSIAFLNVQLTRFDFIGGLLVILAVMALSINPHRMFRHLRRRRTHTSS